The genomic stretch CCGCCGGCGGTGAACGGGAGCGTCCCCGAGACGGCCGTCGGGGGGAACCGCACGCCGCTCCAGGTCGGCTCGCGCAGGGCGCCGGTGTAGGCGTACGCCATCCCGCTGCCGTAGAACCAGACCTCCCCGCCCGCGAGCGCCTCCTCCACGGTCGAGGGACGGTTGACGGCGACCGGATCCCTGACGGCGGCGAGGTAGATGTCGACCGGGGTGTCCCTGAAGTCGAGCACGTCGAAGCCGCATTCGTAGCCGAGAACGCCCTCCTCCCCCGCCTCCAGATAACCCGGTGTCACGCGCAGGTTGAGGTAGTTCCTCCGGTGCGGCTCCCAGTCGCCCACGGCCACGCCGACAGGGGTCGCCCTGTAGCCCTCGATCGTGTTCAGGTCAGCGACCGCGTCGAGGAACATGCTCTCCTCGCCCGTGTTCACCCTGTATGCGCGGCACTCATGCTCGGCGTGCTCGGTGACATAGATCCTCGTGCAGTCGCGGTTCCTCACGACGCGCCTTCCGTTGGAGGGGATATCCGCCTGGGCCACGTTAGCCCAGAACGGGGCGAGCTGCCACATCGTAACCTTGGCCGCATCCGGGATATAGTGCCCGATGAAGAGGTAGTTCCCGTCCGGCGAGATATCGATCCCGCGGGGCCTCGTGAATCCGTCGGTGGGCAGCGGCGTGATCATCCACGGGTCCTGCAGCGTCAACCGGTCGATCCTGTGGTGGTCCATCGTGCTGACGTAGAGATACTGTCCGTCGGGACTCGCCGCCGCGTCCCCCAGTCCGCCGTGCTCACCGAGGGTGTACGTATACAGCGGCCGGCGGTCCGCGGTGCGGAAGATCCTCACCTTCCGGGAACCCTGATCGACAAGGCAGAATCTGGTGCCTTCGGGGGTGAAGACGATGAACGACCCCTCCACGTCGGCATGCAGATCGGGCGCCAACGGCGCGCAGCTGTCCGCGTCGAACCGAACCAGAAGGTCGTCCTGGTGCATCGCCACGAATACCTGCTCCCCGTCGGGCGTCACCGCAATGCCCATCGGTTCGGAAAGGGTGTCGCTGAAATCGAGGCTCTCGATGTACTGGAAGCTCTCCGCGTCTATGACGAACAGATGATACCCGTTCGGGCAGGTCACCCAGAGCTGCGAACGGTCCGGGGTGATTGCGATCGAGTGCGCGTCGAATGCGGGAAGGACGAGCGTCTGGAGAATCTTGAGATCGCTCCCGCGCAGCATCATCACCGAACTCCATTCCGGCTGCGTCATGCTGTGCCCGTAGCCGTTGGCGATGTACACCACCTCCTCGGCGGACACCGCAACGGCGGCAACGACGGCGCATGCAACCGCGATGCCGATCGGCGTTCTCATCCCCGCCCCCTTTCCTCGCCATCCGCCCAAGGCGCGTGCGGCGACGCGCATGCCCCGTGCGTGCGCCGCCCCAAGGGCTTTTTAACATACGACGCGTATTTAGTACAGTCTTATATGCCGCGCTGTCGCACCAAAATGATAATGTCCTCATCCGGCCAAACTAGAAATATCCCCTCTAATGGCCCCCCGAGAGGGGGTGGCCGTAAGAGAGGGGATACTGACGATGAGTCGAGGGGAGAGGGAGAAGCTGCGGGTGATGGGGA from Chlamydiota bacterium encodes the following:
- a CDS encoding YncE family protein, whose product is MRTPIGIAVACAVVAAVAVSAEEVVYIANGYGHSMTQPEWSSVMMLRGSDLKILQTLVLPAFDAHSIAITPDRSQLWVTCPNGYHLFVIDAESFQYIESLDFSDTLSEPMGIAVTPDGEQVFVAMHQDDLLVRFDADSCAPLAPDLHADVEGSFIVFTPEGTRFCLVDQGSRKVRIFRTADRRPLYTYTLGEHGGLGDAAASPDGQYLYVSTMDHHRIDRLTLQDPWMITPLPTDGFTRPRGIDISPDGNYLFIGHYIPDAAKVTMWQLAPFWANVAQADIPSNGRRVVRNRDCTRIYVTEHAEHECRAYRVNTGEESMFLDAVADLNTIEGYRATPVGVAVGDWEPHRRNYLNLRVTPGYLEAGEEGVLGYECGFDVLDFRDTPVDIYLAAVRDPVAVNRPSTVEEALAGGEVWFYGSGMAYAYTGALREPTWSGVRFPPTAVSGTLPFTAGGGWNDRWVFAAAFVRAGVGPVRTDGIPVENSNIFRLP